One window of the Amia ocellicauda isolate fAmiCal2 chromosome 18, fAmiCal2.hap1, whole genome shotgun sequence genome contains the following:
- the LOC136713823 gene encoding calglandulin-like, producing MADTLTPEQVTEYKGVFEMFDEEGNGEVKTSELEKLMSLMSINLTKRELVQMAKDVDKDGKGVFNCDSFLGLMVLYHEKAKNQDAELRAAFKVFDKESKGYIDWESLKYVMMNAGEPLNAEEAEQMMKEADKDGDGTIDYEEFVAMMTGDSFKMT from the exons ATG GCCGACACCCTGACTCCCGAGCAGGTCACCGAATACAAAGGTGTGTTTGAGATGTTCGACGAGGAGGGGAACGGAGAAGTCAAGACATCGGAGCTTGAGAAACTCATGAGCCTGATGAGCATCAACCTCACCAAGAGAGAACTGGTCCAGATGGCCAAGGATGTGGACAAGGATG GTAAAGGAGTCTTTAACTGCGACAGTTTCCTGGGCCTGATGGTACTTTATCATGAGAAGGCCAAGAACCAAGACGCTGAGCTCCGCGCCGCCTTCAAGGTTTTTGACAAGGAGTCCAAGGGCTACATCGACTGGGAGTCCCTCAA GTACGTGATGATGAACGCGGGAGAACCCCTCAACGCGGAGGAGGCCGAGCAGATGATGAAGGAAGCCGACAAAGACGGAGACGGAACCATTGATTATGaag AATTCGTGGCCATGATGACCGGAGACTCTTTCAAGATGACCTAA
- the LOC136713822 gene encoding transmembrane protein 52, with protein sequence MRSQQAVASLCILVLSRTTTTAADTICADPPHCHIMGADWTRLWYVWLILMVISVVLVFGILVSCIKFCCKTNKPSAFSGHPFEVTVISVDNESTVQSTSTLSSAYGPSHGSRPSLSYRVEMGNNSSPPPYNLYALENPPEYEEALKMPVNDHAILPGVRKADSSANETISTEAQEEPLSEEDMNMRNQEQQDLENPPEAQADSAEEEPPQYELYDTIGEHPEEEFSDIELDDTDSIHSHEVEII encoded by the exons ATGAGGAGCCAGCAGGCTGTGGCATCTCTGTGCATTTTG GTATTGTCAAGAACAACCACAACAGCGGCGGATACGATTTGCGCAGACCCCCCACA TTGTCATATTATGGGTGCTGATTGGACTAGGCTTTGGTATGTCTG GTTGATCTTAATGGTCATATCTGTTGTGCTGGTGTTTGGTATCCTCGTGAGTTGCATCAAGTTCTGCTGTAAGACCAACAAGCCCTCTGCGTTCTCTGGACACCCATTTGAAGTCACTGTGATTTCTGTGGACAATGAGAGCACCGTGCAAAGCACAAGCACCTTATCCT CAGCCTATGGCCCCTCTCACGGCAGCCGCCCCTCACTGTCCTACAGAGTGGAGATGGGCAACAACTCTTCCCCTCCACCCTATAATCTCTACGCTCTGGAGAACCCACCAGAGTATGAAGAAGCCTTAAAGATGCCCGTGAATGACCATGCCATCCTGCCAGGTGTCCGGAAAGCAGACAGCTCTGCAAACGAGACCATTTCTACAGAAGCCCAGGAGGAGCCTCTCTCAGAGGAGGATATGAACATGAGAAACCAGGAGCAGCAAGATCTGGAGAACCCCCCAGAGGCCCAGGCTGACTCTGCTGAGGAAGAGCCTCCTCAGTACGAGCTGTACGACACTATCGGAGAACACCCTGAGGAGGAATTCAGTGACATAGAACTGGATGACACGGACTCCATACACAGTCACGAGGTGGAAATAATTTGA